The genomic stretch GTTAACTGAAATGAAATTCGCAATAGTTATTGGCTATTCAACATTAAAGTTTAATGTGACATACATCTGCACAAGTGAGGTGGCGTCTTGCTGCGTGAAAAATGAGTTACAAGACATTTCCATTCTTCACCGGCACAATAACTGTTATAACAAAGCAAGAAAGataaataaaaacgataaagaaAGCAACGTAcggatttatttttttttttggtcaagaGAAGCGGACTACATCCAGAAAAGCGTTAAAAGAGAAACAAAACGactaaaacgaaacaaaacaaactaaCGGAAATAAAACTAAAACTGAAACATCGGTACGACACGTGGCCACGCCACCCCTCCCATATCTTGCTGGATTAACTGGCATAACTCCATCGGCATATTGGTGTGGTCTACTCTGCAAAGTTGGTGTGGCTGAGAAACTCCAAGATTTGCCATCCAATCCGCGCACTTATTCGCTTCACGATAGATATGAATTACACGGACTTGCATGGGTGAATCGTTGATAAAAGACTTGCATATTCGCATTAGATGGGAATGTGCCGTGGGAAACGTCTCATGTGCCTCCATCACCTTCGCAACTACCATTGAGTCCGTTTGTATTATGAGGTGCGTTATCTTCCGCTTCAACGCAATCATTAGACCTCGTCTCAAAGCCATTAGTTCCGCCCTAGTGACTGTCGCAATCCCGAGTTTTTCAGCAAACGCCTCAATGATATGACCACTTGAGTTTCGGAAAATACCACCTGCCCCAGCCGCTCCCGGGTTGCCTTTCGAAGCTCCATCCACGTTCAAAGCTATCCAGTTTAATGGTGGTGCAATCCAACGTATATACAATTCCTCGTGCCCACGGTGCTTTTTACTTAACGCAATATCAAGTCCTTCTCGCGCATTTAGCACCTCCCAAATTCTTTGAGTGAGAAATGTAAAAGTATTGTCAGGAATTGTTGTCTCTCTTTCGAACACCCTACTATTCCTCCAACGCCATAACCACCAAACAACCACCGTGAAAGTTGTTGCCCAAGACCGTAGTTCCTCTCTGCCCTTGTGTTTTAAATTAAAAATCACCCACTCCTTGCTGTCCATTATTTCCAGGAATTGTCGTTCTTTAACAAAGGGAAACAGATTCCAGATTTTACGAGCTTGAGCACGATCCACGGAGGAGGTGCAAGGTCGTTTCCTCCTGTCACGGCATACCCCACAACACGGGTCGTGCAGTGAGATTTCTCTTTGCTCTGTTGACATTAGTCATGATACGATCATGGAGAAGGAGCCAAAGGAACATACGCATACGTTGTGGCGCCCATGTCTTCCACGGAAGTTTCCATAATCGTTCATTTTCCTCTTCACCAGTCCTTCGAATAAGCATGATAGCTGATTTTATGGAAAAGAAACCTGACGATGTCCCCGCCCAATATAATTGGTCTGCATGTTCATCACCAGGAATAACCTCATAGGACGCGATCGTTTGCGGGATCTCTGCGGGTTGAAGTATTCTGCAAAAGCGTCCCATTTCCATCCCAATTGAGTGTCCCACATGTCACCACCGTGCAATTGATGATGTCTTCGGTATGTGAATCGAAGTGAGCTCCTTCGAGGACTCGAGAGTGCCCGGCTCTGCTTTGCCAAAAAGGGTTTGTGTGCCATTACCAATCGCAGACCCCATTCCTTGTTTAGTCACATCAATTGCCTCCACAATGCCCTTCCAGGTAGACGAGTTTGTAGGTTTAGCTTTGAACATTTCTAAATCGCAGTCATTCCTTTGCGAGATTTGTGTCTCAACACGCGAGCCCAAAGAGCATTTGGTTCAGTGATCATTCTCCAACCAAGCTTAGCCATGAAGGCTACATTCACTGCGCATGGATCGAATACCCAAGCCGCCATTCGATTTTTCATTAGTCACCATATCCCATGAGACGAGACTTAGTCCTCGGGATTCCTGATCTCCACCCCATAAGAAACGACGCGACTTTTTATCTAGATCGTCGCATAATGATCTTGGGAGTCGTGTCGTTTGCATGACATATGATGGAATCGTTGATAGGGTAGATTGAATTAACGTGGCCCTGCCTGCAAGTGATAGATTTTTGGATCTCCACCCCGTCAATCTTTTATCTACTCGTTGAGCGATGTAATCAAATGTTTCCTTAGTCACTCTTCCATTGATGGTTTGTACACCCAAATAAACACCTAGGTCTGTAGTTGCATCAATGTTCAGTTCCTTACTGATTTCTGCCGAGACAATGTCATCAACATTGGGCGAGAAAAAAACCTTCGATTTAGCAAAGCTCACTCGTTGACCCGAGGCTTGGCAGAATATTTTCAGACATTTATTAATCGTTTTAGCCTGGGACAAAGATGCTTCCCCAAAAAGGATTATATCGTCTGCAAAAAGGAGGTGTGATAAGACAGGTCCTCCTCTACATGACGGGAATCCCTTCCAATTTTCATCCCGAACCTCTTGCTCGATTAATTGGCTAAGCTTTTCCATACAAATTGTGAATAAGTATGGCGAGAGCGGGTCACCTTGCCTTATTCCACGGGTTGGTGTAAAAGACTCAGTTCGTTCACCATTCCACAAAATGCTTAGGGATGATAGTTTTACGCAATGCAAAATTGTGGTTATCATGGACTCGGGTAATTTCATATCCAACAGAGTGTGTCGAATGAATGACCATTCGAGCTTGTCATAAGCTTTTTCAAGATCAAGCTTCAACGCCATAAAGCCCTTTCTTCCCGTCTTTCCTCGCATTGAATGGAGCACTTCTTGAACCAAAATTACATTGTCCGTGATTTGTCTCTTTGGAACGAAACTCGTCTGGACAGGATTAATGAGGATGGGGAGTACCGGCTTAAGACGGTTAAGTACCATCTTCGTAATCGCTTTATACACAACATTGCATAAACCAATTGGACGGAATCGGGTGACTAACCGAGGATGATCAACTTTTGGTATTAAAGCAATGAATGTCTCGCCAAGGCCTTCTGGAAAAATATCATTGTGGAGGGCCTCAAACACCAAGCGGCACAAGTCGCCCGAGACAACTTCCCATTGAGATTGATAAAATAGAGCTTGGAAACCGTCCGTCCCGGGGCTTTATAAGGCGACATCTGATTCAACGCACACTGGAGGTCGGAAATTGTGTATTTCCTATTAAGTTTTAAATAGTCCTCCTGAGTCAATTGTGGAAAATGGCCCCACGTTAAGCCCTCGAAATTACACACAACTGGTGGTCCTGCAAACGCATTGTGGAAATATGTCACAACCATGGATTTAACCTCATCCGGGTCCCAAATCCAATTCCCCTGGCCATCTTGTAAGCTCTCAATTCTGTTGTGTTTCCGTCTAATAATGGTACTTAAATGGAAAAGCCTTGTGTTACGATCCCCATCACAGATTGCTTCCATTCTCGACTTTTGGAACCACAACATTTCCTCTTCACGCAGACTTCGTCTAGTCGCCTTTTCAAATTTAGCTCGAATTTGAACAGTAATCGGACCTCCTCGAGATAATTTTGTTTGAACACCAAGAAGTCGCCTCTCCAAGCTTCGCTTCTTTGCAAAAATGTTGTGGAAGACATCTTTGTTCCATTGTTGAAGTTTAGAGGCAAAATGATGAATAAAAGGAAAAAAGGCTTCATCGTTATTCCAGTTTTTCCCTACGAATTCCGAGAAATTGTTATGATTCATCCACGCAGCTTGAAACCTAAACGGACGCAGAGCCTTAGTTATAGGGGCGAATCCAGTCGTGCTCATTAGAATTGGGCAATGATCCGATTGGTTTTGCACCAAATGACGGAGAGATCCTTCTGCAAACAAAGTCCGCCAGGAGGAATTGCAAATAGCTCTATCTAAACGAGCCCATTTACGAGTCTGAACCGAATGACCCCTCGACCAAGTGTATTCTGGCCCAGAAAAATCGAGATCAATCCAATTGAGCAACGTACGGATTTATGTGGTTTACTAACGGTGTTAACAACGTCCAGAGGGCAGAatggagagagttttattgatatgtgaaaAGTTTTTATattacagattcagacggtatgataAACATGACTGCTAGGGGAGGCTTCGTTTATATAATACTAAtacctaatacagaatgacctaataagGCCCAAGACAGACTCTAACCCAATAACAGCAAGACCCCGCATAGTCGTTCGAAGTGGCAACTAACAAATCAAGACACAAACCCAACAATTACAAATAAAATATCAGGTTGAATGAATCCCATGAGTTTACGAGTCACAAAATTAGTTAGCGTGAGATAAGGTTACTGGACTGGACACAAAATTTGACATGCCCCAATCAATGACTTTTAAGGTTATAGATTGTAGCGGGAAAGACTTAGACTTGAGAAACTAGTTGTGTGGCCACTGATGagcttgaatgaagaagaaaagtaTATTTGGCTTGATTGATACTAACAAAATAATCTTCATGACTTATCAAATACTCCATGTTTGTGACTTGGAAGAGTCGAGTGACTGCCAATCTTCACCACGCGCGACACTTTTATATCAAACTGAATGCCGATCTCAATATGCTCTGTTTGCAGATAAGTAGACCACATAAAGATTGTCACAACATAAACGAGTAGTCATTTTAGATAGCTATATAGTAAAGCTCCGACCAAGGATTTCAGATCTAACAGGATTCCGAAACCACTATGGCCACAACACAATATCCCGCTTCACCATTTGATAGAAGAAACATACTAGTGTTTAGGTACCCTAAAAATAAATATAACACCAAGCTAAGATTATGCAAAATGAAGAAAAAATATATTTACATTATCTAATGAGGAACTCTAGTCAAATTGTGACAATATAAATGAAAtgaaatcttatctttattaattcagaagacaatactgaaTGCAGGATGCTCATTTgtacaattctttttttttttttttggaaaattcaAGTTATGGTGGGACCTGTTGGTGTGCAAAGAATTAATTTCTTCAAATCGTCCCTCAATACAAACATGCAACAATTTCCGTCTTAGaaaaaatactatgaaataattttacattcggaataaatgaaattaattgcatataagcagaatgaattacaaatcggaataaatgaaattaattacaaataatcggaatgaattacataattaaaaaaaaattatataataataaaattacataattacaagaataaattacatttaattacgggaaTGAATCACATATAATgcgataaattacataatttgcataatttttaaaaactagatagtacgatataCTTAAAAAAAATATCATGACGGATATTTACTTACAGTAAAAAAAACTCGGGAACTTTTTtatcagccgcgcacaccgaaaatggtaggtgacaatgattATGTAAAGtttttatgtatgcaaattttatttacaatagtatattacgttatttcctcttaaaccattgcatgtgaacacatatttgaaacaagtgtaaacattaattatgtagatagTTAATTcagaccaactagataattacaatagaaataccaaaaaaaaaaaaaaattcatcgaaaaacattaataccggcccaaatacatacccgtgcaattttgcacgggtttaaaactagtacttatatactccctccgtatcagaccaaaggtaacacttactataaacggacgtaccacaccaaaggtaacgttccttatttggcccacaatattaccaaattatccttatactcatttgatatttacacaaaatgtcattacataccccacctactgACCCACAATTAAACcaacaattacataccccacctattttttccctctttacccttactttttccacattttcttaaatactccacttTTCCcgacgttacctttggtgtggtacggagggagtatatatattgTGGAACAATTCCATCGTAGCTAACTTTTCAGTGGGTCTTTTTGGACCGTGATGGGCACCACCACATGCATTCTTAATTGAAGGGTCCTCGCTAACCCCATCTGAGAGGGTGGCGccctttcattttttttctttttgagagGACCTTGATAGAATTATGTGAAAGGTTTGAATTGTATTAGAATTGCATAAAAGAATTTGTACATGGCCTAAACTATTTATACAAAGAATAGAACACAAGCTAAACCCTAGATGCCTAATGTTAGACGTAATTACAGCCAAATCACAAGAGATTGTGAACTAGTGAAACTAGGAAAGAAATAACTAAAGAATAAATACAATATACAAAATGATATGATAGACATATTATGTGATATTTCCAATACGTCCCCGCAAGACGGACGGCGATTGAGAGAGTCCGTTCTTGGAGAAAAAGAATATAGAAGCAAGGTGTAGACCACACCAACGGTCGTAATTTGTACCGGAGGGGGCTTCGGTGGAGGTTGAAGAGGCATATATATAGTTTGTTTACGAGCCAGACAAGTTGGGAGTTATAGGAGGCCGTCAATGAGGCTGGTTTGGGTGACAAGAAGCATAGGTTTCTCGAAGTTGGGGTTTCATCGAACATTTGCACAACATGAACAATTTGAGTGTGCATGGTGAACTGGTGATGGAGTTTTGAGGATGGCATGGTCAGAAGGGGTTGCCAATTTGCCATGAAAATGAAAGTGTATATGAGAGAGGAATCAAGAAAGGTGGAGGGTGTGATTACTCCATGGTTGAGAAGGTGTTGAGTTCCCATGAAACTAAATGTGTATACGTTGGAAGTCaaggcaatttttttttttttttttttccaaaaatttggtgggatttttttttttttttttttttttgccgaaaaAAATAGATAACGAGATTTGAGGGTTTGACCGAGCAAGTTGTGGCCAAAATTTTTAGGAGTGTATAGGAGAACGATAAAGTTAAGAATGGTGGTTGTGTGAATGACCAAGTTTGTAAGGGGTGGTCGTGAGTGACCGATTTTGTAAAGGGCGGCCACGTGAGTAGTGACCAAATTTATAAGGGGTGGCCAAATTGGCGACAAAGTTTTTGAGGGTGATCAAGCAGTTGACCGAATTTGGAGGGGTGGCCACAAGGGCACAAATTTTACGAGGAGTGGTCAAGGAGTTGACCGGATTTGGAAGGGGTGGCCACAAGGGCACAAAGTTTGATAGGGTTGGCTACAAGGGCACAAAGTTGAGAGGGGTGGTCATGGCTGACAAAATTTGCAAAGGGTGGTCGTGGATGGCTAAAATATGATCGTATGATCATGGAAGGGTTTGATGCAATTCTTGGGTGGTAGAAGATAGAATAAGGGTGGCAGCGGAAGAGGATCAACTCTTAAGGCGTTAACctttatcaagagcacgaggctctgataccatgatagaattATGTGAAAGGTTTGAATTGTATTAGAATTGCATAAAAGAATTTGTACATGGCCTAAACTATTTATACAAAGAATAGAACACAAGCTAAACCCTAGATGCCTAATGTTAGACGTAATTACAGCCAAATCACAAGAGATTGTGAACTAGTGAAACTAGGAAAGAAATAACTAAAGAATAAATACAATATACAAAATGATATGATAGACATATTATGTGATATTTCCAATAGACCTTATATTGAGACGAAGTCACGTCTCTTATGTATCCGTATTTTATCATAGAGTCGATGAATTAGTAGTTGAGTAACTATATAAATAGGACCACGTACAATCAGTTACCATACCAATCAAAAATTTCATTataacaaatttaaaacaatgtTGACAACATGTGTTATAACACAGTTTCTTTTCATACTGCTACTGGATGTACATCAAGGCTTGGCAGTTGGCTGCCATGAGGCAGAACGAGAGGCGCTGCTCATGTTCAAGCATAGCTTTAGTCACCCGTCAAATAGGTTGTCATCTTGGAAGGGTAAGGGTTGTTGTGATTGGGAAGGAGTGGGCTGTGACAATGTTACAGCCTTCGTCAACCGTCTTGACCTACCCAACCAATATTATGACGATCCAGACGCCTTAACAGCCTCAAAATTAAACCCTTCCctgcttgaattgagtcagttgcGCTATTTAGATTTGAGCGGCAACGACTTTCAAGGTAGTCAAATCCCGAAATTCATTGGCTCGTTCAAGTATCTCAGGTATCTCAACCTATCTTATTCAAACTTTAGCGGCATTGTGCCATCCCAGCTCGGCAGTCTTACTAGATTACGGACACTCAGTTTGTCTTCGTTGTTCCTGTATAACTCGACTCCTTTGTCCAGTGATCTACACTGGGTTTCTAAACTTGTAAGTTTGCAATAtctggattttggtggtagtcaTATAATTCACGCCAATAATTCCATGCACCCACTCAACATTCCTCCTTCTTTGCTTGTCCTGCATCTTGATCTTTGTGACAATCTTGATAATTCCTTATTACTACGCCTTTTCTCTAATTCCACTTGGCTTTCCAGGGTTCAACAACTTGATCTTTCGGGTAACTCATTACGTGGAACACTGCCTTATGTTTTGGCCAACATGACCTCCCTAACATACCTCGACCTTTCAAGTAATCAATTAAATGGCTCAATCCCATTGTGGTTGGGAAATATGACCTCCTTAACATACCTTGACATTTCAGACAATGAATTAAACGGCTCAATCCCATTGTGGTTGGGACATATGACCTCCCTAACCTACCTTGACCTTTCAGAAAATGAATTAAATGTCTCAATCCCGCTCTCGATGAGAAGCATGAGAAAACTAGAGCATCTCGACCTTAGCTCTAACAGTTTTAGACTAGTTAGGAGAGAGGTGACCATGGGTACGTTAGGTGAGGTGCGATCATACAAGCCCACAACAATCTATTCCTCCTTATGCGCCAGTTATGATGTGGAGAATCTGGGGTTCGGTCAAAACATGATTGAAGGCATTTTGCCTTTCTGGTTGGGGGAGTTCAAATATTTGAGAGTGCTAGATTTAAGTTACAATAGACTAAATGGTCCTATTCCAATATCAATTGGAAGATTATCATACTTGGAATATTTAGACCTCTCCTTTAATAATCTCAATGGCACTATCCCTCATGGCTTGGGACAATGCAAGGCCCTTGTTCACATTGACCTCTCGTCCAACTTTTTACATAGTGCACTTTCGGAGTTCTACTTAGATAACCTCTCAAGATTAGAGTATCTAGACCTAAGCTTCAATGTTGTGGAGTGGAATATTACTTCTAATTGGTCACCGCCATTTCAACTGGATTGCCTCCGTATGGTGTCTTGTAAAATCCAATCTCAGTTCCCGCAGTGGATTGGTGAGCAGACAAAGCTCAACATATTAGATTTTTCGGCTAATAATATATCCGGAGAGCTACCTAAATGTTTCTCAAGCAATCAATTGACTAATATAAATATTTCTCACAATCAAATTACAGGTCCAGTCCCATATTTCTCTTCCCCTAAGCTTAAATTCATAGATCTCTCATTTAACTTGCTTTCAGGGTCATTAGTACATCAAGATCCTTTTGCTAAGAATGATACAGTTGGAACTCCGGTATGTCAACTTCGTTTCTTAAAGTTCCTAGATCTTCAGAGGAATAACATTTCCGGAGGCATTACTGACTGTTGGGCTGGTTTAGAATTTCTAGCCTACATCAACTTAGCTTCTAACAATCTTTCTGGGATTATTCCCTTGTCTATGGGACTTCTTTCGGAATTAGCATTTCTAAAATTGAGTAACAATTCTCTTCAAGGCCCGATTCCTCCAACACTAAGTGCTAGTTCAAGATTGCAAATGCTGGATCTTGGTGAGAATAAGCTAGATGGGAATGTACCAAGTAATTGGGGAGgaaaaactttttcttttctagaATTGCTCAGGCTACGAGGAAATCAACTTGTCGGTTCTATTCCACCAACATTGTGCTCTATCTATACGCTCAAATTCATTGATCTTTCCTTCAACAACTTGACAGGAGGCATACCTCTTTGCTTGGGCCACTTACTTCAGATGGGGTCAGCTAATGTGGACGGGCTTGCTTTTTTCCCCTTTTATGAGTTTCCTGAAGTCGAAGATGATAGCACAATGGTGGTTCTGAAAGGAGCAAAACTAAAATACACAAGTACTCTCATATATGTTGTAAACTTAGACCTTTCATGTAATGCCTTAACAGGCTCAATTCCTGAAGGGATTGCAAATCTATCCGCACTTATCGGTCTCAACTTGTCTCATAACCATCTGACTGGAAATATCCCAAACAAGATCGGTGAAATGACATTATTAGAATCCCTCGATCTATCAAATAATAATATCTCTCGCGCAATCCCGCCAAGCATCTCAGCCTTAACTTCATTGGTTCGTCTCAACTTGTCCTACAacaatttacaaggacaaatccCCACCGGACATCAACTCCAAGTTCTCGAAGATCCATCAATGACGTATATAGGCAACCCTGGACTATGTGGCAATCCCTTGCCAAACAAGTGCGAAACCGGCTATGGTGAAAACCAGAAGATACAAAGACAAGAAAAGTCAGACAAGGTAGACGTTTGGGAAAAACCGTTGTTGTATTTCTTCATAATGTCGGGATTTGCAACTGGATTTTGGGGAGTAGTGGGGAGTTTGCTGCTCAAGAAAAGGTTCAGGTTGGCTCTATTTCAGCATATGGGAAGTGTCACGGATTATTTTTATGTTCaagtaatgattaggctcaacaGGCTGAGATATAAGCAGTAAGTTGAATAACATGGAGTCAACTGTTTCGCAAGGATCGTCGTGAATGTATCTTAACTAGTAATCGTCACTCGTCAGCGTCTGTATATATAAACTTGTAATGGTGACTGAATAAAGATGCAGTTTCGGAGCATTCTGTTGACGATGTACTTTATGTATTGAATGCTAATAACTGTAAGTTTATGATTTCTTCCTATCAGTTTTCGTGTGCAGTTGACTTGCCCATTTCTTTTTCGGTTGTTCTCCTGTAACTTTGTAAGACCGCCATatatagatgaaccatctcaaccaaaatcttaaggtgatggttgaggcccaactattataaatattcctatcgGAAAATTCACacggtacccctaaactttaccattttgcacatggtacccaatattttaagtttgtgtacataatACCCCCAATGTTTGATTTTTATGCACAACATGccctttttgtcgctataaaaaaatTCAAATGAGCATAACTCCTAGACCGGAATTCAGATTCGGCAAAATATTTTTTTCTAAAATGATATTTCGCCATAATatacgatttgagaaaaaaaattgtcgGCCGACATTTTATACGGTTTTTTCTTatcgaaaatctcaaatcaaccatatcttcgattttaaattttcgaatgaccattttcgttttatcaatctgtagatctcgaagaggtcattaatttggaaaaaaaaattaatcaattccgatttctggttTATGATTTATGCCCAATTGAAAAATTTAAGAACGATAAAGAGGGcacgttgtgcttgaaaatcaaaacTCAAGGATATCACGCGTCTGTGGCTTAAAAAAGTTGGTCTGCACGTGAAAAATGACAAAGTTGGTCTGCACGCGTAATTTTTCcgtattcctattacgctccctcactcaaatgcccgttgggtttgaagagtggttagttgtgcaccggctcccccgtactgtgtgttattataaatattcctattacatGTTACTTAAAATACTGGCAAATTAAAGGTATGGGGGCAAATCGGGTAAAATTTATACCTTCTCTAGCTTGAATTAGCTGTTGCAGTAACAAAGGGAGTAGTCTCTAGTCATTTACTCATTTATATGTGAGAAATAATTCTAACATAATTGTGACTTGAGGAACGCGGTTCAACAAGTTCAAGTAGCATCTATCATGGTGGAAGACTTGGAAGACTTCCGGGTCTACTTCTAAAAGTGGCCACTGCTGAACTTGAATAATGGGCTGATATTTTAATGGTCGATATCCAAGTCGTTAACAATACCTTTCATCCAATTTATATTGTCCTTTATGACCCTTGTCGGATAACGTACTCGAACCATCCCATTGATATACCAATTATAGAATGAGTTACGTCGTCACATACAAATTACTTATGTAGGAACAATACCAATATTCTATTAGCAAATTTTAAAGGAAATTTCCAATCGgttgatgaaaataatataaATGGTATGGAACCGGCTTGTGTTGTGCCCATCTCTTTCTAGACTGTTGAGATGGTTTTGATTAGGAGACAGTATAGGCTGATTTCTACATCGTTAGCTATCTTTTTACTCGCTTTTCTAGGTTTTGATGAGTTGCTTGTCCGTAGGGTTTGTTGTTCAAAGTGTAGGAGTTTTCTCTCCTCTGGAGGTAGATCTTGGTCTGCTTTCCGCCTTTTCTTTCTACGTCTTAgtggcgtaagtgcactttgCTCATTCTCGATGGTTTAAGGGTCTCATTGGTCTCTTGATGGTTTTTTATCATAGCCAAGGGGATGAATTTCCGACGCACATTTTTGTGTCTTATTGCAGGTATACGTATTTCTCCGAAACTTTGTCAATTAAGATGAGTAAAGATATGCTCGTTCATTTGGCAAGATCTAATCATCCTTTCAAGAATGAGTTGGATGTTGAAATAGATCTCCGTGTGCAGCCAGCCAGCCGTACACTATCAACACATTGATCTTCGATGTAGTTACTTAGTTGTCTTAGTTTATGCTATTACTAAAAAAGCGCATTTGACCATATGAGTCTAATGTTAATTGTATAAGAACTTTCTTTACGGCTGCCAAAAGAAAAAATGTATCAATGAACAGTTCATAATAACTAATTAGTGAGTTTGTACGAGACAATTTTACACGAGTTCTTACAGTCTTCTCTTCCTTAATCAACGACTTGATGAGTTACTCTTACTAACTAGCCCTCACAAAAATTCTCGATTATTTACATTAGATACATGATTGACGGGGGGCATCTAATCATCATGAGTTTGGCGACAATAACGAGTAGCCATCTAATCAAAGAAGTAAACAAACTAAGGCAAGTAAAGGAGTCCTAATATTTACAAAGACAAACTACATTAACTAATGACCAATAGTTCAAAAACAAGCTAGCTTTAGCCATGTTACCTTcctcggcaacgacgccaaaatttgatataaAAAGACCGGTTGTCAttaatactagaattaactattaaattaacaatttatatacctaACTAGACTCTACTAACTTCTAACAATAAGGTAGTAAAATGTCAAGctagggtcgaacccaagggaaggACCTTTAACTAAAGACtcgaattgtaaactattgaccaacaatcactaactaagACTTCTCTTAACTAATTAAGACACTAATGACAATTTAGACTCAACAATTTaaactaatcacaaacaatgggtaTTCACAATGTTCAACTTGTAGGAAACATAAATGGAGAAGGCAATTGGTTTGGAAACAAACATGAAAAAGAGTAAAAATGGAGACTTTTGTATTGAGACAATTCAACAAACAAGTAGTATGCAAGAAATCAATATAAGAGAAAAACTTTGTGTAACATGGTTTAACAACTACTTCCTAATTAAGCATAAAGATCCCCTCTTTTCTTCCTTCAACAATTACCCAACAACTTTCATAAGATGGTGATTACTTGCTCCTAAGGTAAAGTAGTTAATCCTACGTATATGGTCACCCAACTGAAAAATCACAAGAGGGTTTGCACACAGGAGTATTAAGATCAATTCCAAACAAAAGAAGTCAAGATTAATCCTTTAGGAGGTTTAATCCAACTAACCA from Silene latifolia isolate original U9 population chromosome 5, ASM4854445v1, whole genome shotgun sequence encodes the following:
- the LOC141655166 gene encoding receptor-like protein EIX2 produces the protein MLTTCVITQFLFILLLDVHQGLAVGCHEAEREALLMFKHSFSHPSNRLSSWKGKGCCDWEGVGCDNVTAFVNRLDLPNQYYDDPDALTASKLNPSLLELSQLRYLDLSGNDFQGSQIPKFIGSFKYLRYLNLSYSNFSGIVPSQLGSLTRLRTLSLSSLFLYNSTPLSSDLHWVSKLVSLQYLDFGGSHIIHANNSMHPLNIPPSLLVLHLDLCDNLDNSLLLRLFSNSTWLSRVQQLDLSGNSLRGTLPYVLANMTSLTYLDLSSNQLNGSIPLWLGNMTSLTYLDISDNELNGSIPLWLGHMTSLTYLDLSENELNVSIPLSMRSMRKLEHLDLSSNSFRLVRREVTMGTLGEVRSYKPTTIYSSLCASYDVENLGFGQNMIEGILPFWLGEFKYLRVLDLSYNRLNGPIPISIGRLSYLEYLDLSFNNLNGTIPHGLGQCKALVHIDLSSNFLHSALSEFYLDNLSRLEYLDLSFNVVEWNITSNWSPPFQLDCLRMVSCKIQSQFPQWIGEQTKLNILDFSANNISGELPKCFSSNQLTNINISHNQITGPVPYFSSPKLKFIDLSFNLLSGSLVHQDPFAKNDTVGTPVCQLRFLKFLDLQRNNISGGITDCWAGLEFLAYINLASNNLSGIIPLSMGLLSELAFLKLSNNSLQGPIPPTLSASSRLQMLDLGENKLDGNVPSNWGGKTFSFLELLRLRGNQLVGSIPPTLCSIYTLKFIDLSFNNLTGGIPLCLGHLLQMGSANVDGLAFFPFYEFPEVEDDSTMVVLKGAKLKYTSTLIYVVNLDLSCNALTGSIPEGIANLSALIGLNLSHNHLTGNIPNKIGEMTLLESLDLSNNNISRAIPPSISALTSLVRLNLSYNNLQGQIPTGHQLQVLEDPSMTYIGNPGLCGNPLPNKCETGYGENQKIQRQEKSDKVDVWEKPLLYFFIMSGFATGFWGVVGSLLLKKRFRLALFQHMGSVTDYFYVQVMIRLNRLRYKQ